From the genome of Streptomyces sp. NBC_01142:
GGTCGGCCGCTGGGCCAAACCCGCCGCCGAGTACGTCGGCGAGGGGGCGCGGGAGGCGGCGCGGCGGACCCGTCTCGCCGCTCTGCGTACTGAACTCGAACTGCTCCAGCAGGATTCCGACCGTGCCACGGCGCAGTCCGAGGCGGTGGCCGCGCGCCGCCGTACCCTTGACGCCGAACTGGCCGGGGTACCCGACGAGGGCCCCCTCACCCGGGCGCACGCCCAGGTGACCGCTGCCGTCGAGTCGGTGCGCCGGGCCCGCTCGCGGCGCGAACTGCGCGCCGCCGACCTCCTGGAGGCGGCAGGGCGAGCCGAACGGGCCGCCACCGAGCTCGCCGACACCGCCGGTGAACTCGGTCTGCCCGTCGACCAGGCCGGCCTCTCCGAGGTGCGGCAGGCTCATGGCGCTCTCGCCGTGGCCCTGGCAGCTCTGTGGCCGACCCTGCGCGAACGGGGCGAAGCGGCCCTTCAAGCGGAGGAGGAAAGAGCTGAGGCCGGACGGGCGGGCGAGCGGAGCGCCGAACTCGCGCTGAGGGCCGAGGAGGCCGGGCGCGAGGCCGCGGCGGCGGACGAGCGGCACACGACACTGCGCTCCACAGTCGGAGCGGCCGTCGCCGAACTCGAACGACGACTTACCGAGACGGCCGATGCCCTGCGGCGGTGCGAGGCCGACCAGAAGATCACCCGGCAGCGCCATGCCGAGGCGGACCGGGAGGCGAGCAAGGCCGAAGGCCGCATCGAGCAGCTGGAGAAGGGCCTCGCGGAAGCGGCCGAGGCGCGTGCGGAAGCCATCGCGGGGCTCCAGCGGTTCACCGCCACCGGCCTGATCACCGTCGCCCTGCCGGATCTCCAGGTCCCGGCCCAGGGTGACGGCCCCTGGGCGGCTACGCCCGCCATCGCGCTCGCCCGTGCCATCGAGGCGGGGCTGGCGTCGGCCGACGACTCGGACGGGGCCTGGGAACGCGTACAGCGCCGGCTGAGCGAGGAACTCAAGACCCTGCAGGACACTCTGTCCCGGCACGGGCACACCGCCTCCGCCCGGATGGTGGAGGACGGCATGGTCGTCGACATCGTCTACCAGGGCCGCGAGCGTGCCGTACCGGAACTCGCCGAGGCACTCACCGCGGAGGTCGGCGAACTCACCCGCATCCTGTCGGCCCATGAACGGGAGATCCTCGAAACCCACCTGATCACCGAGGTCGCGGGCACCCTCCAGGAGCTCATCGGGGCCGCCGAACGACAGGTGCGCGACATGAACGCCGAGCTGGAGGACCGCCCCACCTCCACCGGCATGAAACTGCGGCTGGTCTGGCGGGCCTCCCGCAAGGCCCCCTCCGGCCTTGCCCCGGCCCGTGAGCGGCTGCGCCAGTCCGCCGACGCCTGGACCCCGGAGGACCGGACGGCGGTGGGCGAGTTCCTCCAGACACAGATCGCCCGGCAGCAGACGGACGACACGTCCGGCAGCTGGCTCGAGCACCTCACCGCCGCGCTCGACTATCGCGCCTGGCACGAATTCGGGGTCGAGCGGCACCAGCACGGCCGCTGGGTCCCGGCCACCGGCCCGGCCTCCGGCGGCGAGCGGGTCCTCGCGGTGTCCGTGCCGTTGTTCGCCGCCGCCTCCTCGCACTACGCGAGCGCGGGCAGCCCGTACGCACCCCGCCTGGTCACCCTCGACGAGGCGTTCGCGGGAGTGGACGACGACTCGCGTGCCAAGTGCCTGGGCCTGCTGCACGCGTTCGACCTGGACGTGGTGATGACGAGTGAACGGGAGTGGGCCTGCTATCCGCAGGTGCCCGGCGTCGCCATCGCCCAGCTTTCGCGGATCGACGAGGTGGCGGCGGTACTCGTCACCCGCTGGGAATGGGACGGCAACCGGCGGCTCCGCCGAGAAGACCCGGTGCGGTCGCAGAACGCGGAGTCGGCCCCGCAGGAGGAAGCGGTGGGAGCGGAGCCTCTGTGGACCTGACATCCGGCGCTGCGCCGGTCGAGGCGGACCTGGGCGACGCTGTCGGCGTTGATGCGGGTCGCGTCGATGCGGCCCCGGTCGATGCCGGCCGGCTGCGCCGTCTGCTGGGCGACCCCGCGCTCCACTGGCTGGTCGACCGGGCACGTCGGCGTCTGGAGCGCGAGCAGCTCCTCACCGGGCCGGTCTCCCTCAGCGCGCCCACCCCGGCCCAACGGGTGGCGGCCGAGCGGCTGTTGGGCCGTTCTCCCGGCGGCGGGCGCTCCCTGACCGTCCGGCTCGACGAGGTGGATGCCGTCCTGCGCCGCTCTGGCATCAGCCCCGACGGCCTGGCTCCCGCTGTGGTCGCACTCACCGGGCCAATCGTCCTGCTCGGCCCGGCCCGTGACGCCGAGGAACGTGTCTGGCAGGAGGCATACGCCGTGATCGACGCCCTCGCGGACCAGATCCCGGGCCTTGCCCCATGGGCCGACCGGCTCCGTGGCGACGGCCTGGTACGCCGCCTCGCCGGCACACCTGCCGCAGCTCAAGGCCTCCTCGGTCAAGTCGCCACTGCCCTGAGTGCCCTTCCCGCAGACCCGCCCGTCTCGCTTCCCGCCTTCGCGGCCCGGTTGCTCGGCGGCGCCCACGCCCTGGACGCTGGCACCCCCTTGGCCACGCTCACTCTCTCGGGCATCCGAGCGCTGACGGGCTTTCCCGACGGGTCGGGCGCGGAATGGCGCCGGGAGGCGTGGGCGTCGGCGGGCTTGCTCCGCGACGAGCTGTCCTCGACGGTCCTCACCCTGAACCTGCGGGGCACGCCTGCCCTGGACTGGATGGCCGACGCGGGCGAGCCATCCGTCCTTACCCTCCGCCAGCTCATCCGCCACCCCGTTGCTGCTTCTGCCCCGGCAGTCCGGATCTGCGAGAACCCGGCGGTGCTCGCGGCGGCAGCCGGCGCCCACAGGGCTGGTTCCGCCCCGCTGGTGTGCCTCCAGGGCCAGCCGTCCGCCGCAGCGCTTGCCCTCCTGCGCCATCTGCACGAGGGCGGAGCGGCACTTCTCTACCACGGAGACTTCGACTGGGGCGGGCTCCGCATCGCCTCCGCACTGCTGCGCCGCGTCCCCTGGCAGCCGTGGCGCTACACGGCCGCCGACTACCGCACCGCGGCGGCGCTTGCGGGCCCTGAGGGTCTGCCACTCGCCGGCCGGCCGGCCGAGGCTCCCTGGGACCCGGCCCTGCCGCAGGCTCTCTTGGAACTGGGCGTCCGCGTCGAGGAGGAGACGGTCCTCGACGCGCTGCTGACCGACCTCGCGTGACGACGACCCGCGCGTCGGGGCGAAGGCCCGGTGGCGTCAGCCCGTCGGCGGACATGGTCACTCCGAGCGGATCGGGAATCGCGAGCCGTCGAGAGAGGCCGAAGGCAGTAGGAAGGGTGGGAAGATGACCGGTTTCACCGAGACGGGCCTGCGCGGAATCGCCGGCCCGCGCTCCTTCGAGAGGGCCCAAGAGTATCTGGACGCCGTCACCCTCACCGAGGTCGGTGACGGCTGGATCACCGCCACCGTGCACGGGACACACCCCTACGCGGTGGAGCTGTCCCTCGACGGGGGCGACGCGCCCTCGGGGGAGTGCGACTGCCCGTACGGCCTGGAGGGCAACTTCTGCAAGCACCTGGTGGCGGTCGGCCTGACCGCGCTGTCCCGCGCGGAGAACCTGCCGGAGCAGCGCACCCGGGTCCGGACCCGCACCCAGCGCCTGGACGCGTGGCTGGCCGCGCTGTCCCGGGAGGAGCTGCTCGCGCTCGTACGGGAACAGCTCGGCGAGGACCCGCAGTTGCGCCGCCGCCTGGAGTTGCGCGCCGCCAGTGCCCGCGGGGATCTCGACGAGGTACGCGCCCGGGTACGCGAGCTCCTGGACATCGGCCCCTTCGCCCAGTACGGATACGTCGAATACGCCGACGCCCGCGCCTACGGCGACCGACCAGGCAGCGCAGGCCGTGTCCGCGATCACCGCGCTGTCCTCCGCCGGCCGGGCCGCCGACGCGCTCTCCCTCTCGCGGGAGGCGATGCGTCTCCTGCACGCCGTACAGGAGAGCATCGACGACTCCGACGGGTGCCTCGGCGAGGTCGGCGCCGACCTCGCCCAAGCTCATCTGCACGCGTGCCGTGCGACGCGCCCCGACCCGGAGGAGCTGGCGCTCTGGCTGGTCGAGCACCTGCTCGGTGACGTGGACGATCTCACCGGCATCGACCCGCTCGACTACGAGGATGTCCTTGAAGCACGGGGGATGGCCACCGTACGGCGGCTGGCGGCCGAGGCCTGGCGCGCGAACCGCACGGGCTGGGCAGAGAAGTACCTGATGGAGCGCCTGGCCAAGGCGGGCGGCGATGTGGACGCGGTGGTCGCCGTCCATGCTGCCGACCTCGCTCCGGACGGCAGCACTCATCTGCTCATCGCCCGCGAACTGGACACCGCGGGCCGCCCGGACGAGGCCTCGCGCTGGGCGGAGCGCGGCGTGGAGGAGGCCGAGGGCCCTGCCTTCGTCGCCACCGGTTTGATCGACTACCTCTGCGAACGCCACTCTCGCGCCGGCCGGCTGCCGCAAGCCGTCGCCGTGCGCCGGGACCACTTCGCCGCCCGCCGCACCCTGGCCGCGTACCAGCAGCTGCGCACGGTGGCGCAAGCCGCCGACCGCTGGGGCGCCGAACGCGACACCGCCCTCGCCCTGCTGCGCGCCGACGCCGAACAGCGCACGCCGTACCGTTACGGCGGCCCGGTCCTGCTCGACGCCCTGCTCGACGACGGGGACGTCGACGCCGCCTGGCAGGCCGCCACCGAGACGGGCGCCCACGACCGGCAGTGGCTCACCCTCGCCGACCGGTCGCGCGTCGATCGTCCCGCCGACGCGCTGCGCGTCTACCTGCGCCTGATCGAACCACTGTTGAAGGAGACGGGCAACGGCGTCTACGAGCAGGTGACCAGCCTGCTCCTCGGCATGCGCGCCTGCCATCAACACCTGGGCACTCAGGATGAGTTCACGACGTACGTCGCCGCACTGCGCGCCGCCTACAAGCGCAGGCGGAACCTGATGCGGCTCCTCGACGAGCACGGCCTGTGAGCCGGACACCGGACGCCCCTGGGGGAGCTCGTACCACGCCGGCCGCGACCACCCCTCGCATACACTTCGGGGGGCGCGACCCCGGGGAGTGCGCGGAGCCACCGCGCGGGCCGGGACCGGGCATTTCGACACCACAAGGAGAGGTCCGCAGCCCCTGGAGCCACTGAGGGACGACGACCCGCAGACCATCGGCGGATACACCCTGGTGTCCCGGATCGGCGCCGGCGGCATGGGGCGGGTCTACCTCGGCGAGTCGGCGGCCGGCCAGCAGGTGGCCGTCAAGGTCATCAAGCCGTCGGTGCTCGACGAGGACACCCGGGCGCGGTTCCTCCTCGAAGTGGACAGCCTCCTGCCTCTCGGAGAACTGGGCTGACCTGCTGTCCTTGAACTGGTGTGACGAGTGGTGCTGATGCCGCGTTCGGGGTTCTGACGCTCACGTGACGCTGTTCCGGCGCGACGCAGACCGTGCATGAGGTCGCTACTTGCGCCAGATCTCCCGGTAGGCCTCGCGGTAACCCGACGGATTCCAGGAAGTGGCCCCGCTGCTGTTGGCGGCCGTGGCGATGTGGACGGGGGCGACGTAGCCGCTGGGGGCCCGGCCGGCGAAGGAGCGGTTGAACTCGTCGATGATTTGCCAGCCCTGCTGGGACAGCGGCTCGGGGACGGTGGCGGCCTGGAACTGCTCGCTGTTGATGCGCTGGAAGGCCGAGGGATCGCCGTCGCCCGCCGCGATGTTGAAGGGAGGGCCGGAGCCCGGTTTTGCGGCAGCGCGGAGGGCCGGGGCGGCGTCGGCGAAGTAGAGGTCGTTGATGGCGACGGAGTACGTCCAGCGGTTCTGGAAGCGGGAGAGGAGGGAGGAGACCTCCTGGGGGGTGCGGTGGCTCGCGTCCGGAATCGGGATGTTCTCGTACGCCAACAGCTTCACGCCGGAGCAGGTGGCGAGCTCCTGCTTGATCAGTTCGGACTTGTTCCTGGCGAACGGGATCGAGTCGTCGGTGAAGACGACGACTCCGGCATTGCCGTTGGACCGAGCGATGACCCAGTCCGCACTGATCTTCGCCACGTCCTCCACTTTGGTGGTGACGTTGGTGTAGAGCCGGGGGTTCTTGCTCGGGCCGGGGTGACGGACCGCGTGCCAGCCGACGAGCGGGATATGCGCCGCTTGCGCCCGCGCCACCTGCTGCGACGTCAGGTTGGGGTCGAAGCCGCCGATGACGATGCCCGAGGGCTTGAGGGTGACGGCCTGGCTGAGCGCTGCCTGGATGCCGGCGGGGGTGCCCTCTCCGTCAATCACCCGGACGTTCCATCCAGCGACCTTCCCGGCTTCCTCGACGGTCTTCGCGACGCTTGCGACGCCAGGGTTGGTCATGGTCTGCGCGACGTAGACGACGGTCTTGCCGGAAACCGCTGTGGGGCCGCTGGTGGGGCCGGTCCAGGAGACGTTGGTGTTCTCGGCCTGCTGCACGGCCGCCTTGGCCTTCACGAGGCTGGCGGGGCAACCGGCCTTCGACGGCCCGGTGCCGGTCGACGGGCCGCGCTCGCAACCGACAACGACGGTGGCGGCCAGTGCCAGCAGGGTTGCGGCGGTGAGGGTGGTCTTTCGGTGCGAGTACACGGTGCTCCTGACGCAGGTGCGCGTTACGCAGTGTTCTAGTGTCTCGTGATTCCGTCAGCGTTACTTGATCTTGTATGGCAGGGTCTTCTGGTGTGGAGCTCTCCGTGGAACAGGCCGCCGAGTTGCGGGAGTTGGTGAACAGTCGGGATGTTCCTGCGGACATGGCAACGCGGGGCCGGATCGTGCTGTGGTCGAGTGAGGGGCGTCGGCGCAAGGACATTGCCGAGCTGCTCGGGGTGTCGCTGCCGACCGTGGACCGCTGGAAGATCCGCTATGCCGAGCAGGGCCTGGCCGGGCTGGAAGGTGAGCGTCCTGGTGGCGCGCGGGAGCAGGTGCCGGCGCGGGTGCGGGCCCGGGTGATTGCGCTGACGCGCATGACGCCGCCGGACCGTACGGGGCTTTCGCACTGGTCCACGCGGGAGTTGGCGAAGTATCTGGAGCGGGCCGAGAACATCACCGTGTCCTGGCACTACATTGCGCGCGTCTGGCGGGAGGAGAGCCTGAAGCCGCACCGGTTGGGTACCTTCAAGATTTCCAAAGACCCCGCGTTCGCGGAGAAAGTGGCCGATGTGATCGGCCTGTATCTGGCTCCGCCGGGTGGCGCGGTGGTCCTCTCGATCGACGAGAAGACGCAGATCCAGGCTCTGGACCGGACCCAGCCGGTGCTGCCGGTCGCCTTCGCGGCGAGCGAGCAGCGCACCGCCGACTACGTCCGGCACGGCACCACGAACCTGTTCGCCGCCCTGAACGTGACCACCGGTGAAGTGCTCGGCGAGTGCAGGCCGACCCGGAACGGCAAGGATTTCCTGGCCTTCTTGAAGAAGGCGGTGAAACCGTACGCCGGGAAGGACATCCATGTCGTCCTGGACAACCTCTCGACGCACACCACACCCGAGGTCAAGGAGTGGCTGGTCAAGAACCGGCAAGTCCACTTCCATTTCACTCCCGTCGGTTCTTCGTGGCTGAACCAGATCGAGATCTGGTTCGGAATCCTCACCCGGCAATCCATCCGCCGCGGCACGTTCTCCAGCGTCAACGTCCTGATCAAACAGATCCGCGACTACATCAACTCCTGGAACACGACAGCGAAACCGTTCACCTGGACCGCGACCTCCGGCGAGGTCCTCGCGAAGGTCCGACTCGTCGCGACCAACGTGAAGAAACTCGTCAATAACAACTCGAACTGACATGAACAGAATCACGAGACACTAGGGGGTGCCGTCCTTCGTCGGTGCAGCCGACGGCTTTGCGAGTGACTGGCGGGTCGCGGTGGGGCCGGTGCGCAGTCGGCGGCGGGCGGAGTAGCCGGCCAGGCCGACGGCGATGAGCAGGGTGCCGCCGTTGAACAGCGGGGTGGCCCAGAACTGGGCGCCGAGCTGGCCGATGCCGGCGAGGCCGATGGCGAGGACGGCGACGGCCACGAGGGTGCCCAAGGCGTTGGCGCGGCCCGGCTTGATCGCGGTGGAGCCGAGCAGGGCGCCGACGAAGGCGGGCAGCAGGTAGTCCAGGCCGACACTCGGGTTGCCGGTCTGCTGCTGAGCGGCGAGGAGGACACCGGCGAAGCCGACGAACAGGCCCGATCCGGCGAAGGCGTAGACGGAGTACCTGCGCGTGGGGATGCCGAGGATGCCGGCGGCGCGGGGGTTGGAGCCGATGACATACAGATACCGGCCGAGCGGCAGCCGCTCCAGCACCAGCCAGAGGGCGACGACGAGGGCGAGGACGTAGAAGGCGGGTACCGGCAGGCCGAGGAACCTGGAGTCGTAGATGTCGGTGAAGGCGGGCGGCAGGCCCTGCGGTCCAGGGACGATCCGGGTTCCGTCGGTGATCCAGCCGGTGAAGGCGTACATGATGCTGCCGGTGCCGAGAGTGGCGATGAAGGAGTCGATCTGGGCGAACTCGACGATGACACCGTTGAGAGCGCCGACCACCACCCCTCCGAGGACTACTGCGAGGCAGGCGAGCGGCCAGGGCCAGCCTTCGTTGACGATGAGCTGCATCACCATCACGTGCGCCAGGCCGAGACCGTAGCCGATGGACACGTCGAACTTGCCGGTGACGATGGGGATCGTCGCGCCGAGCGCGAGGATGGCGGGGATCGATTGGTTGGAGAGGATCGACGAGATGTTGTCCCGTGTGGGAAAGGTGTCCGGCAGGGTGACGGAGAAGATCAGGAAGAGCAGGGTGGTGAGGGCCAGGAGGCCGTAGGTGCCGATGAGGTGCCCGCGCAGGAAGCCCGGCAGGGATCGAGGCGAGGGGGAGGGGGTCACCGGCTCGTTGCGGTTCCGGTGATGGCGGGCAGGGCCGAGGCGGTGCGGGTGAGTTTGCTGACGGTGAGGTCTTCACCGGTCAGCTCGGCTGTCACGGTCCCACGGGCGAACACCAGGGCGCGGTGGCACACGGTGGCGACCTCCTCGAAATCGGTGGAGATGAGCAATACCGCCAGGCCTGCGGCCAGCGCTTCGTCGATCAGCCGGTAGATCGCGGCCTTGGCGCCGACGTCCACGCTGGCGGTCGGTTCTTCGAGGATCAGCAGGCGCAGGCTCACCCGGAGCCACCGGCCGACCATGAGCTTCTGCTGGTTGCCGCCCGAAAGGGTGGCGATCGGGACCTCGCAGTCGCGGGGGTGCACCGAGAATCGATCGATCAGGGCGGTGGCCTCGGCGCGCTCGCGCCGGGGGCTGATCCAGTGCCACGGCGGCACACCGGCTGCCCGGGGGTTGGCCAGGAAGTTCTCCCGTACCGTCAGTTCGGCGGCGCAGCCCTCCTCCTGACGGTTGCCGGCCACGAAGCCCACGCCGGAGTCGAGAGCGGCGGCGACCGTACGTGGGCGGTACGGGCGGCCGTCGAGCAGCGCCCGCCCGGCGAGGATCGGCTGGGCACCGGCGAGCGCGCGGCCCAGGTCCATGTGGCCGGCGCCGGTCAGGCCCACTGTGCCGAGGATTTCACCGGCACGCAGTTCCAGGCTGACCGGTCCGCTGTACGGGGTCCGTACGCTGTCGAGGCTCAGGACGGGCGGGCCGCCGGAGGGGGTGGTGGCGGGCCGGTGGCCGGCCAGTTCGCGGCCCACGATGTCGTGCACCAGACGGGCGGGGCTGTGGCCGGCGAGCGGACCTTGGCTGACGAGGTGGCCGTCGCGCAGGACGGCGAAGGTGTCGGCGACCTTGTACACCTCGTCGAGCCGGTGGCTGACGTAGAGGATGCCGTGGCCTCGGTCGCGCAGGGCGTGCAGTACGTCGAAGAGCCGGGCGCAGTCCGCGGCGGGAAGGGTGGCGGTCGGCTCGTCGAGGATGAAGAGCTCCGCCCGTGTCGCCAGGGCGCGGGCGATGGCGACCAGCGAGCGCTCGGCGGGGGCGAGGTCGGCAATCCGGGCGTCGGCGTCCAGGTGCCCGGCGACGATCCCCAGGGCCTCGGCGCAGCGCTCTCGCGTCTGCCGCCAGGAGACCAGTCCGCAGCGGCGCGGATAGCCGGTGCCCAGTGCGATGTTCTCGGCGACCGTCATCCACTCGACGAGGCCGAGATCCTGGTGGATGAACGACATCTTCCGGGTGGCGGCGTCGGTGCCGAGCGGATGCCCGGCCACCGTCACCTCGCCCTCGTCGGCGTGGTGGACCCCGGCGAGCACCTTGATGAGGGTGGACTTCCCGGCGCCGTTGGGACCGAGCAGGGCGAGGACGCTGCCGCCGTGGATGTCGAGGTCGACCGCGGCGAGCGCGGGGGTGCCGCCGAACCGCTTGCTGAGACCGCGTACGCGGACAAGGGGTTCTCCACCGAAGCGTGAGGGTGGGCTCATCGAAGTGTCGGGAGCGTCATGCACGGACTTCTCCGGGGGTCGGCCTCCGGGTTCTTCCCGACTGCATGGGGGATGCTACTGGGAGATGGTGCCGCACTTCCGGCATATCGCTGACCCCTTTGACCCCAATGGGCGTATTGCCCGGGAGGCGGTCTCCTCATGCGCCTCCCGGCTGCGACCGGTGGAGGTCACGCCGCGTCCAGGGCGCACTCGGCCCAGATGACCTTGCCGTCGGTGGTATAGCGGGTGCCCCAGGTCTGGGCGAGCTGCGCAACGAGGAACAGGCCACGGCCACCCTCGTCGGTGGTGGCCGCATGGCGCAGGCGTGGGGCGGTGCTACTGGTGTCGTGGACCTCGCAGATCAGGGTGCGGCCGTGAATGAGGCGTACCTGGATGGGCCCGGTGCCGTAGCGGACGGCGTTCGTCACCAGCTCGCTGAGCAGGAGCTCTGCGGCGAAAGCGGA
Proteins encoded in this window:
- a CDS encoding TIGR02679 family protein, whose product is MDLTSGAAPVEADLGDAVGVDAGRVDAAPVDAGRLRRLLGDPALHWLVDRARRRLEREQLLTGPVSLSAPTPAQRVAAERLLGRSPGGGRSLTVRLDEVDAVLRRSGISPDGLAPAVVALTGPIVLLGPARDAEERVWQEAYAVIDALADQIPGLAPWADRLRGDGLVRRLAGTPAAAQGLLGQVATALSALPADPPVSLPAFAARLLGGAHALDAGTPLATLTLSGIRALTGFPDGSGAEWRREAWASAGLLRDELSSTVLTLNLRGTPALDWMADAGEPSVLTLRQLIRHPVAASAPAVRICENPAVLAAAAGAHRAGSAPLVCLQGQPSAAALALLRHLHEGGAALLYHGDFDWGGLRIASALLRRVPWQPWRYTAADYRTAAALAGPEGLPLAGRPAEAPWDPALPQALLELGVRVEEETVLDALLTDLA
- a CDS encoding substrate-binding domain-containing protein — translated: MYSHRKTTLTAATLLALAATVVVGCERGPSTGTGPSKAGCPASLVKAKAAVQQAENTNVSWTGPTSGPTAVSGKTVVYVAQTMTNPGVASVAKTVEEAGKVAGWNVRVIDGEGTPAGIQAALSQAVTLKPSGIVIGGFDPNLTSQQVARAQAAHIPLVGWHAVRHPGPSKNPRLYTNVTTKVEDVAKISADWVIARSNGNAGVVVFTDDSIPFARNKSELIKQELATCSGVKLLAYENIPIPDASHRTPQEVSSLLSRFQNRWTYSVAINDLYFADAAPALRAAAKPGSGPPFNIAAGDGDPSAFQRINSEQFQAATVPEPLSQQGWQIIDEFNRSFAGRAPSGYVAPVHIATAANSSGATSWNPSGYREAYREIWRK
- a CDS encoding IS630 family transposase — translated: MAGSSGVELSVEQAAELRELVNSRDVPADMATRGRIVLWSSEGRRRKDIAELLGVSLPTVDRWKIRYAEQGLAGLEGERPGGAREQVPARVRARVIALTRMTPPDRTGLSHWSTRELAKYLERAENITVSWHYIARVWREESLKPHRLGTFKISKDPAFAEKVADVIGLYLAPPGGAVVLSIDEKTQIQALDRTQPVLPVAFAASEQRTADYVRHGTTNLFAALNVTTGEVLGECRPTRNGKDFLAFLKKAVKPYAGKDIHVVLDNLSTHTTPEVKEWLVKNRQVHFHFTPVGSSWLNQIEIWFGILTRQSIRRGTFSSVNVLIKQIRDYINSWNTTAKPFTWTATSGEVLAKVRLVATNVKKLVNNNSN
- a CDS encoding ABC transporter permease yields the protein MTPSPSPRSLPGFLRGHLIGTYGLLALTTLLFLIFSVTLPDTFPTRDNISSILSNQSIPAILALGATIPIVTGKFDVSIGYGLGLAHVMVMQLIVNEGWPWPLACLAVVLGGVVVGALNGVIVEFAQIDSFIATLGTGSIMYAFTGWITDGTRIVPGPQGLPPAFTDIYDSRFLGLPVPAFYVLALVVALWLVLERLPLGRYLYVIGSNPRAAGILGIPTRRYSVYAFAGSGLFVGFAGVLLAAQQQTGNPSVGLDYLLPAFVGALLGSTAIKPGRANALGTLVAVAVLAIGLAGIGQLGAQFWATPLFNGGTLLIAVGLAGYSARRRLRTGPTATRQSLAKPSAAPTKDGTP
- a CDS encoding sugar ABC transporter ATP-binding protein encodes the protein MHDAPDTSMSPPSRFGGEPLVRVRGLSKRFGGTPALAAVDLDIHGGSVLALLGPNGAGKSTLIKVLAGVHHADEGEVTVAGHPLGTDAATRKMSFIHQDLGLVEWMTVAENIALGTGYPRRCGLVSWRQTRERCAEALGIVAGHLDADARIADLAPAERSLVAIARALATRAELFILDEPTATLPAADCARLFDVLHALRDRGHGILYVSHRLDEVYKVADTFAVLRDGHLVSQGPLAGHSPARLVHDIVGRELAGHRPATTPSGGPPVLSLDSVRTPYSGPVSLELRAGEILGTVGLTGAGHMDLGRALAGAQPILAGRALLDGRPYRPRTVAAALDSGVGFVAGNRQEEGCAAELTVRENFLANPRAAGVPPWHWISPRRERAEATALIDRFSVHPRDCEVPIATLSGGNQQKLMVGRWLRVSLRLLILEEPTASVDVGAKAAIYRLIDEALAAGLAVLLISTDFEEVATVCHRALVFARGTVTAELTGEDLTVSKLTRTASALPAITGTATSR